One Glycine max cultivar Williams 82 chromosome 3, Glycine_max_v4.0, whole genome shotgun sequence DNA window includes the following coding sequences:
- the LOC100810346 gene encoding interactor of constitutive active ROPs 2, chloroplastic isoform X2, with translation MQTPKARVGASEVPQKKSPATPRTARQLKTPNSDAYSVSSPNAAKKTPKDRSPKVIECRSPHSPISEKRPSKVQELESQIARLQEDLKNAKDQLNSSESWKRKAQQEAEEAKKQLVDLTKELQESHQQLLDFSASEEVRLQELRKISQDRDREWQSELEAVQKQQAMDSAALASAMNEIQKLKIQLERVCGSEATQINSSESAHAEIQELKMELDKTLSLVEKLKNEVGDCKESESRALEVVGKMQMQLETANQTVETLRSDGMKAAEAYKSLAFELEQSRTQAKSLEELVSKLQADLLSNANKSMLGPTPTNENEPSQENEEINQLKAELISAKAEVGQLKSVLDISEVRYQEEYIQSTLQIRCAFEQLERAKSESSQREVELYEELRRAKADTEELRANLMDKESQLLSLSGENMELNSKINENQSTRRQSELVIELKKLDADVEELKENLLDRETELQNIAAENSMLKMDIKEELEKNKITNEALASAEAARAAEQEALTKLGSITEEADKSNKRVVRVTEQLDAAQAANSELEAELRRLKVQSDQWRKAAEAAASMLSAGNNGKFVDRNCSRENSFNSVTGKMNSPYLLDTDGESPKKKNTNMMKKIGVLWRRNHH, from the exons ATGCAGACACCAAAAGCAAG AGTTGGTGCTTCAGAAGTGCCCCAAAAGAAATCTCCTGCAACTCCTCGAACTGCTCGTCAGTTGAAGACACCAAACTCTGATGCATACTCTGTCTCCTCTCCAAATGCTGCAAAAAAGACTCCGAAAGATAGAAGTCCAAAGGTTATTGAATGCAGGTCACCTCATAGTCCAATATCTGAG AAACGACCTAGTAAGGTCCAGGAATTGGAATCTCAGATTGCTCGGCTTCAAGAAGATCTGAAGAATGCTAAGGATCAACTTAACTCATCTGAGTCATGGAAGAGAAAAGCTCAACAGGAGGCTGAAGAGGCAAAGAAGCAGCTTGTAGACTTGACGAAAGAGCTGCAGGAATCCCATCAACAGCTTTTGGACTTTTCGGCTTCTGAAGAAGTGAGGCTTCAAGAGCTCCGCAAAATTTCTCAGGATCGAGATCGAGAATGGCAATCTGAACTAGAGGCTGTCCAAAAGCAACAGGCAATGGATTCAGCTGCTTTGGCATCTGCCATGAATGAAATACAGAAATTGAAAATTCAACTTGAAAGAGTATGTGGGTCTGAAGCTACTCAGATCAACAGTTCAGAATCAGCTCATGCTGAAATTCAGGAATTGAAGATGGAGCTTGATAAAACTCTCTCTTTGGTAGAAAAGCTAAAAAATGAGGTAGGTGATTGCAAAGAATCTGAATCCAGGGCTTTGGAAGTAGTTGGTAAAATGCAAATGCAATTGGAAACAGCAAATCAGACTGTTGAAACTCTTAGGTCCGATGGGATGAAAGCAGCAGAAGCTTACAAATCTTTAGCTTTTGAGTTGGAGCAATCAAGAACTCAAGCAAAATCATTGGAAGAACTTGTGAGTAAACTTCAGGCTGATTTGCTTAGCAATGCTAACAAAAGTATGTTAGGTCCAACTCCAACCAATGAAAATGAACCTTCTCAGGAAAATGAGGAAATAAACCAGCTCAAAGCCGAGCttatctctgcaaaagctgaAGTGGGGCAGTTGAAGTCCGTATTGGATATTTCGGAGGTAAGATACCAGGAAGAGTATATCCAGAGCACATTACAGATTAGATGTGCTTTTGAACAACTGGAACGCGCAAAGTCAGAATCTAGTCAGAGAGAGGTTGAGTTATATGAGGAATTGAGGAGAGCTAAAGCTGATACTGAGGAGCTAAGGGCAAACCTGATGGACAAGGAATCTCAGTTGCTTAGTTTGTCGGGTGAGAATATGGAGCTCAATTCCAAGATCAATGAAAACCAATCTACTAGAAGGCAATCTGAGCTTGTGATAGAGCTAAAAAAATTGGATGCTGATGTTGAAGAGTTGAAGGAAAATTTATTAGATAGAGAGACAGAACTGCAAAATATAGCAGCTGAAAACAGTATGCTCAAGATGGACATAAAGGAGGAGTTGGAGAAGAATAAAATCACCAATGAAGCCCTTGCTTCAGCTGAAGCAGCAAGGGCGGCAGAGCAAGAGGCTTTGACAAAACTTGGCAGCATAACAGAAGAGGCTGATAAAAGCAACAAAAGAGTGGTTCGGGTGACTGAGCAGTTAGATGCTGCTCAGGCTGCAAATTCAGAGTTGGAAGCCGAACTAAGGAGACTGAAAGTTCAGTCAGATCAGTGGAGAAAGGCGGCCGAAGCAGCCGCCTCTATGCTTTCTGCTGGAAATAATGGGAAATTTGTCGACCGAAACTGCTCACGTGAAAACAGCTTCAATTCTGTTACTGGCAAGATGAATTCACCTTATTTATTAGACACAGATGGAGAGTCAcctaagaagaaaaatacaaacATGATGAAGAAGATTGGAGTTTTGTGGAGGAGGAACCATCATTAG
- the LOC100810346 gene encoding interactor of constitutive active ROPs 2, chloroplastic isoform X1: protein MQTPKARVGASEVPQKKSPATPRTARQLKTPNSDAYSVSSPNAAKKTPKDRSPKVIECRSPHSPISEKKRPSKVQELESQIARLQEDLKNAKDQLNSSESWKRKAQQEAEEAKKQLVDLTKELQESHQQLLDFSASEEVRLQELRKISQDRDREWQSELEAVQKQQAMDSAALASAMNEIQKLKIQLERVCGSEATQINSSESAHAEIQELKMELDKTLSLVEKLKNEVGDCKESESRALEVVGKMQMQLETANQTVETLRSDGMKAAEAYKSLAFELEQSRTQAKSLEELVSKLQADLLSNANKSMLGPTPTNENEPSQENEEINQLKAELISAKAEVGQLKSVLDISEVRYQEEYIQSTLQIRCAFEQLERAKSESSQREVELYEELRRAKADTEELRANLMDKESQLLSLSGENMELNSKINENQSTRRQSELVIELKKLDADVEELKENLLDRETELQNIAAENSMLKMDIKEELEKNKITNEALASAEAARAAEQEALTKLGSITEEADKSNKRVVRVTEQLDAAQAANSELEAELRRLKVQSDQWRKAAEAAASMLSAGNNGKFVDRNCSRENSFNSVTGKMNSPYLLDTDGESPKKKNTNMMKKIGVLWRRNHH from the exons ATGCAGACACCAAAAGCAAG AGTTGGTGCTTCAGAAGTGCCCCAAAAGAAATCTCCTGCAACTCCTCGAACTGCTCGTCAGTTGAAGACACCAAACTCTGATGCATACTCTGTCTCCTCTCCAAATGCTGCAAAAAAGACTCCGAAAGATAGAAGTCCAAAGGTTATTGAATGCAGGTCACCTCATAGTCCAATATCTGAG AAGAAACGACCTAGTAAGGTCCAGGAATTGGAATCTCAGATTGCTCGGCTTCAAGAAGATCTGAAGAATGCTAAGGATCAACTTAACTCATCTGAGTCATGGAAGAGAAAAGCTCAACAGGAGGCTGAAGAGGCAAAGAAGCAGCTTGTAGACTTGACGAAAGAGCTGCAGGAATCCCATCAACAGCTTTTGGACTTTTCGGCTTCTGAAGAAGTGAGGCTTCAAGAGCTCCGCAAAATTTCTCAGGATCGAGATCGAGAATGGCAATCTGAACTAGAGGCTGTCCAAAAGCAACAGGCAATGGATTCAGCTGCTTTGGCATCTGCCATGAATGAAATACAGAAATTGAAAATTCAACTTGAAAGAGTATGTGGGTCTGAAGCTACTCAGATCAACAGTTCAGAATCAGCTCATGCTGAAATTCAGGAATTGAAGATGGAGCTTGATAAAACTCTCTCTTTGGTAGAAAAGCTAAAAAATGAGGTAGGTGATTGCAAAGAATCTGAATCCAGGGCTTTGGAAGTAGTTGGTAAAATGCAAATGCAATTGGAAACAGCAAATCAGACTGTTGAAACTCTTAGGTCCGATGGGATGAAAGCAGCAGAAGCTTACAAATCTTTAGCTTTTGAGTTGGAGCAATCAAGAACTCAAGCAAAATCATTGGAAGAACTTGTGAGTAAACTTCAGGCTGATTTGCTTAGCAATGCTAACAAAAGTATGTTAGGTCCAACTCCAACCAATGAAAATGAACCTTCTCAGGAAAATGAGGAAATAAACCAGCTCAAAGCCGAGCttatctctgcaaaagctgaAGTGGGGCAGTTGAAGTCCGTATTGGATATTTCGGAGGTAAGATACCAGGAAGAGTATATCCAGAGCACATTACAGATTAGATGTGCTTTTGAACAACTGGAACGCGCAAAGTCAGAATCTAGTCAGAGAGAGGTTGAGTTATATGAGGAATTGAGGAGAGCTAAAGCTGATACTGAGGAGCTAAGGGCAAACCTGATGGACAAGGAATCTCAGTTGCTTAGTTTGTCGGGTGAGAATATGGAGCTCAATTCCAAGATCAATGAAAACCAATCTACTAGAAGGCAATCTGAGCTTGTGATAGAGCTAAAAAAATTGGATGCTGATGTTGAAGAGTTGAAGGAAAATTTATTAGATAGAGAGACAGAACTGCAAAATATAGCAGCTGAAAACAGTATGCTCAAGATGGACATAAAGGAGGAGTTGGAGAAGAATAAAATCACCAATGAAGCCCTTGCTTCAGCTGAAGCAGCAAGGGCGGCAGAGCAAGAGGCTTTGACAAAACTTGGCAGCATAACAGAAGAGGCTGATAAAAGCAACAAAAGAGTGGTTCGGGTGACTGAGCAGTTAGATGCTGCTCAGGCTGCAAATTCAGAGTTGGAAGCCGAACTAAGGAGACTGAAAGTTCAGTCAGATCAGTGGAGAAAGGCGGCCGAAGCAGCCGCCTCTATGCTTTCTGCTGGAAATAATGGGAAATTTGTCGACCGAAACTGCTCACGTGAAAACAGCTTCAATTCTGTTACTGGCAAGATGAATTCACCTTATTTATTAGACACAGATGGAGAGTCAcctaagaagaaaaatacaaacATGATGAAGAAGATTGGAGTTTTGTGGAGGAGGAACCATCATTAG
- the IQD7 gene encoding protein IQ-DOMAIN 1, with amino-acid sequence MGRKGNWFSSVMKALSPDSKEKKEQKSSKSKKKWFGKQKLETSVSYSEAHKAPPPPRPIPPPEAIKLTDIENEISHDHDYVVEVATAMDAEEPVPSVQIEPVRVEAAPIAHYAGKPKDEVAAIKIQTAFRGYLARRALRALRGLVRLKLLMEGPVVKRQATSTLHSMQTLSRLQSQIRSRRIRMLEENQALQRQLLQKHARELESLRMGEEWDDSLQSKEQIEAKLLSKYEATTRRERALAYAFTHQQNWKNSSRSVNPMFMDPTNPSWGWSWLERWMAARPWESRSHMDKELNDHSSVRSSSRSITGGEISKSFARFQLNLEKHSPTACQNPGSPSFQSTPSKPASISAKKPKKVSPSPRGSWVTDEDSKSLVSVQSDRFRRHSIAGSLVRDDESLASSPAVPSYMVPTQSAKAKSRTQSPLAPENGKAEKGSFGSAKKRLSFPASPARPRRHSGPPKVESSSLNAELAVDKGVDS; translated from the exons ATGGGGAGGAAGGGGAATTGGTTTTCCAGTGTGATGAAAGCTCTCAGTCCTGACTCAAAGGAGAAGAAAGAACAG aaatcaagtaaatctaaGAAGAAATGGTTTGGGAAGCAAAAATTGGAGACTTCAGTCTCATACTCAGAAGCTCATaaagcaccaccaccaccgcgACCTATTCCTCCACCAGAAGCGATTAAATTAACtgatattgaaaatgaaatcagTCATGATCACGACTATGTTGTTGAAGTTGCAACTGCCATGGATGCCGAGGAACCTGTTCCTTCTGTTCAGATAGAACCTGTTAGGGTTGAAGCTGCCCCAATTGCTCATTATGCTGGTAAACCAAAGGATGAAGTGGCAGctatcaaaattcaaacagcTTTTCGTGGATACTTG GCAAGAAGAGCATTGCGGGCTTTAAGGGGGCTGGTCAGGTTGAAATTATTGATGGAAGGGCCAGTTGTTAAACGCCAAGCCACAAGTACCCTCCACTCTATGCAGACATTATCTCGCTTGCAGTCTCAGATTCGTTCAAGGAGGATCAGAATGTTAGAGGAGAATCAGGCTCTGCAGAGACAGCTCTTACAGAAGCATGCAAGAGAGCTTGAGAGCTTGCGG ATGGGAGAGGAATGGGATGACAGCCTACAATCAAAAGAACAAATCGAAGCCAAGTTACTTAGCAAGTATGAAGCTACTACGAGAAGAGAAAGAGCGCTGGCTTATGCATTCACTCATcag CAAAATTGGAAGAACTCATCTAGATCTGTAAATCCAATGTTCATGGATCCAACCAATCCAAGCTGGGGTTGGAGCTGGTTGGAACGATGGATGGCAGCCCGACCTTGGGAGAGCCGTAGCCATATGGATAAAGAGTTGAATGACCACTCATCCGTAAGAAGCTCAAGCCGCAGTATTACCGGTGGAGAAATCAGCAAGTCATTTGCTCGTTTCCAGCTCAATTTGGAAAAGCACTCTCCAACAGCCTGCCAGAATCCTGGCTCACCTAGCTTTCAGTCCACTCCTTCCAAGCCAGCTTCAATATCTGCTAAGAAACCAAAGAAGGTAAGTCCAAGCCCAAGGGGCAGCTGGGTTACAGACGAGGACTCCAAAAGCTTGGTCAGTGTACAGTCAGACCGGTTCCGGAGGCACTCCATTGCCGGTTCATTGGTGAGAGATGATGAGAGCCTTGCTAGCTCTCCAGCAGTTCCAAGCTACATGGTGCCAACTCAATCTGCAAAAGCCAAGTCCAGGACACAAAGTCCATTAGCCCCAGAAAATGGAAAAGCAGAGAAAGGTTCCTTTGGGAGTGCGAAGAAGCGGCTTTCTTTCCCAGCTTCACCTGCCAGGCCAAGGCGCCATTCAGGTCCACCAAAGGTAGAAAGCAGCAGCTTAAATGCAGAGTTAGCTGTGGACAAGGGTGTGGACAGTTGA